CCCCTACGCCCTTTATTATAAAACAAAGCCCACCATGATGGCAGGCTGCATTAATAGAGTTAGGTAACCTTGAGGACCTGCACCAGTCCTCAAGATGGCTCTGGTGCAAAGTTTGCCGGGCAACTTCATTCTAGTATACTGAGTGACAAGAAACGAGGGATTGTGCGCATGAATTACTTTAAAGGACGCCACTTTCAACAGGATATCATTATAGTAGCCGTTGGCTACTATTTTAGGTTCAGTCTCAGCTACCGTGATATCGTTGAATTGCTACGTGATCGCGGGGTTAGTGTGCAGCACACCACGGTCATGCGTTGGGTTCATCATTATGGTCCCATCTTTAAGGCTTTATGGCGCCAACATCAAACCTCCCATACCAAAAGTTGGAGGATAGACGAGACTTACATTAACGTCAAAGGTCATTGGACTTATCTGTATCGTGCAATTGATAGCAACGGTCTGACGCTCGACTTCGAACTGCGAAAGCATCGTGATTATGCGGCAGCCTATCACTTTTTGAAACGGCTTTTGACGACCAATGGTCGTCCTGATCGCTTAGTCACCGATCAATATCGAGCAACACTTAAGGCAGTGAAGCACCTGATGAAACAAGACTACTTGAGCAAATCAGCACACCAATGTTCCAAGTATCGAAACAATTTAATCGAACAAGATCATCGATTCATTAAACGACACCGGGTGCGGTCAGCAAGTTTCCAAAACATCCGAACCGCTAGTGCAACACTCAGCGGCATTGAAGTCATCCATGCATTACGCAAGAAAACCCGACGAGAGCTAAGCCTCATCGGGTTTTCAGCCGTGGGCGAATTAAAAGCGATGGTGCCAGCATAACCTACAACACCCTATCAACAACTAGGTAAAAGGCACACTCTCAGACTATTTGCACCAGATCCTCTTTGAGCTTTGAGATATTCCTCTTCAAACATCCGATAGTATTTTCCCGGGACTTGATTGCCGCTCTCATCATACTGGCGATAGTTTGCTACCTTATCCAAGAAGAAAAGTGTAAGAACTTTAATTCCTTTAGGATTAAGTTCCTGTTCTTTACGCAAATGTATTTCGATCGCCTTAGCTATTTGAGCCCGTTTGAGTGTGTCATCATTTTCAGTCGTTTGATTCTCGGTGCTGATACTATCTGGAGCGCCATCAAAAGTGACAATTCCTGATCCCGCCTTCGGATCAGTTATCTCAATATCTTGAATAAAACTAACAGACTCATAAGCTGGCAAAAAACCTGATTTTTCAAATAAATCATCATTTTGTTTTAACCAGACTTTCTTACGCTTAATTTGTCCATTCCTTTCAGAAACATCCAACTCGATCTGTGCACGAAGTCCTTGTGATCGATTTTCGACTTTAATTAATTTCAGATAAGCAGAGTTTCCTTGATCGTCTAGCTGGCTTTCTACGACTTTAATTTGTTTAACCATTTTCGCGTTGAAAGCATCTACAGCGTCAAATTTGTAAATCAAGGGGTAACTTTTTTCTTTATGTGTTCCTGAATAGCGCAGGCCAAATAATGGCTCTAATGCATTCAAAGCTCTCTTAGCTTTAGGCGTATTATCAACCGATTGGGGTTCATCAATGATCAGAATTGGTCGAGTTGCAGCGATTAAATCAATTGGTTTGCGACCGTTCAAAGTATCGTTTTCACGGTACATAATGTTTACATTGCTTTGGTTCGAATCTGAAGCCTCTGGACCCAACTGTTTGTTGAAGGCGGCTATATTCATAACCATGATTTCAATATTATTGCTACTGGCGAAATTCCAAACCTGATTGAGATTTTTAGAATCGTAGACAAAAGAGTCATAGACAAGACCAGAGTAATGTGCACCAAAATATTCTTTTGTTTCTCGCAAAGCACTGTTCGTACCTTCTTTAATAGCAATACTCGGCACAACGACAACAAATTTTTTGAAGCCATATCTTTGATTCATTTCCAACATGGTTTTTAAATACACGAAAGTTTTGCCAGTCCCTGTTTCCATCTCAACATTGAACTGTAAAAAATCTTTATTTTTGCCATACAAGTCTGTAGACTTTGCCAAATGATTCCTATTTTCAATTGCATGAACATTTTTAAGAATTTCATCATCAGAAAGTAACAATCTATTAGAAATTGTCAGATCAGTCAATAGCTCATCGTCTTGACACAAATCTTCACTAGTCTCAATACTGCTAAGGGAATCCTGGCCCTTAAGAATATCTACAGCAGCATTAACTGCATCCTCCTGATAAGGCAATTGGGTAAATTGAATTTGCATATTTCAATTATAGGAATTAAATGATCAAATGAGCGACGCATCATCCTAAGATAGCACATCTTATATCTAGTCAATGAATTCAAGGATCGCCACTAACGCAATTTAATAGATTAGATTCTTTTTTCTTCTAACATATCTTTGAACAGTTCTCTTTGTCGGTCATTCAGATTGTTTTTGACGTAAAGATCAGCTAAGAGCTCAACCGTATCATTGAAGGCCAGTTTTTGTTTATCGTTGGTACCATCAATGAAATAAGCCAAGAGTTTAATCTTCTCTTTGGTGGCAAAGGTAATCCTTTGAGTAGTCGTGACTTTAGCCACTTGCTTAGCTGATTTACTGGTAACAGCCATATCTGATCGGCTACCAAAATCATTCGTACCGGCAATCTGAACATGCTTTTCTTGTAAGGAATTAGTTTTATGGTGTGTTAAGATAGGTGAGATTTTTTTGTCTGACATCTTACTGTTCTCCTTTCAAAAGATGCTGGTGCGTATCTAATTCATCTAAGACATCAATAAATAACTGATGAGCTCTTTGATCCCATTGATCTTTATTACCTGTATACATGTGGCCCATCGAGATGCCTTCGGCATCGTAGGCTTTTAATCTTTCTTGGTAAGTCACAATCGTCTGCAAGACGTTATTGCCATAAAGTTCTTTAGCTTCATCTAGGACCTTTTTATCAACACGACCACCAGGTCGCAGCATACAAGGCAGAATGCCTAGCACATCTAGTTTGGCATCAAATGTATCAATCAAATATTGCATATAGTTGATATAGGTTTTTGCCCCGTCAAGGCTAAGTTCTTGTGTCTGCAAGATGATAATGCAATAATCAGAGGCCATCATGGCATTATCGGAAAAATCACTAATAGTTGGTGGCACATCAAGGTAAATAGCATCGTATTTGTCTTTTAACGGCTGAATGAGTGTTTGTAGGTAAGAAACCTGCTGGCGATCATCGTTTGGGAATTTGCTCAATAAAATATTAGGTAATTTGCTGAATTTGGTATTCGCCGCTATTAAATCAAGATTTTCTTGAATGTGGGTAATTTGGTTAGTCAGATCTCCGTTGACAAAACCATCTTGCACATTTTTGCTGATTTCAGAAATATTGCCCGTTTTAGCTAGCACGCTGGAAGCATTGGCTTGGGGATCTAAATCAATCACCAAAGTTTTTCGGTGTTTATAAACAGCCGAGACATAGCTCAGCATGGTAACCGTTTTAGTCTTCCCTACCCCGCCTTTGAAATTTCCTACAACATAGATAGTCGCCGTCATAAAGTCTCCCTCTAATTACAATCAGTATACATTTGAGAATGCTTAATTACAATTGTAGATTTTATCTACAAGAATAAATATAGATACTATCTACTTGCATACATGTATGCAAGTAGATATTGATTATTCGTAGATCTCTATATATACTGCATCACACAGGCCAAGTGGACAAGGAAATAAGGACGCATAATCACGATATCTGTATACAAATAGATATATAAATGGCA
The Oenococcus kitaharae DSM 17330 DNA segment above includes these coding regions:
- a CDS encoding ParA family protein, producing the protein MTATIYVVGNFKGGVGKTKTVTMLSYVSAVYKHRKTLVIDLDPQANASSVLAKTGNISEISKNVQDGFVNGDLTNQITHIQENLDLIAANTKFSKLPNILLSKFPNDDRQQVSYLQTLIQPLKDKYDAIYLDVPPTISDFSDNAMMASDYCIIILQTQELSLDGAKTYINYMQYLIDTFDAKLDVLGILPCMLRPGGRVDKKVLDEAKELYGNNVLQTIVTYQERLKAYDAEGISMGHMYTGNKDQWDQRAHQLFIDVLDELDTHQHLLKGEQ
- a CDS encoding DEAD/DEAH box helicase family protein, whose amino-acid sequence is MQIQFTQLPYQEDAVNAAVDILKGQDSLSSIETSEDLCQDDELLTDLTISNRLLLSDDEILKNVHAIENRNHLAKSTDLYGKNKDFLQFNVEMETGTGKTFVYLKTMLEMNQRYGFKKFVVVVPSIAIKEGTNSALRETKEYFGAHYSGLVYDSFVYDSKNLNQVWNFASSNNIEIMVMNIAAFNKQLGPEASDSNQSNVNIMYRENDTLNGRKPIDLIAATRPILIIDEPQSVDNTPKAKRALNALEPLFGLRYSGTHKEKSYPLIYKFDAVDAFNAKMVKQIKVVESQLDDQGNSAYLKLIKVENRSQGLRAQIELDVSERNGQIKRKKVWLKQNDDLFEKSGFLPAYESVSFIQDIEITDPKAGSGIVTFDGAPDSISTENQTTENDDTLKRAQIAKAIEIHLRKEQELNPKGIKVLTLFFLDKVANYRQYDESGNQVPGKYYRMFEEEYLKAQRGSGANSLRVCLLPSC
- a CDS encoding IS6 family transposase, which translates into the protein MNYFKGRHFQQDIIIVAVGYYFRFSLSYRDIVELLRDRGVSVQHTTVMRWVHHYGPIFKALWRQHQTSHTKSWRIDETYINVKGHWTYLYRAIDSNGLTLDFELRKHRDYAAAYHFLKRLLTTNGRPDRLVTDQYRATLKAVKHLMKQDYLSKSAHQCSKYRNNLIEQDHRFIKRHRVRSASFQNIRTASATLSGIEVIHALRKKTRRELSLIGFSAVGELKAMVPA